A window from Citrus sinensis cultivar Valencia sweet orange chromosome 3, DVS_A1.0, whole genome shotgun sequence encodes these proteins:
- the LOC102630350 gene encoding bax inhibitor 1: MDAFSSYFESRNGEARWESLKNFHQISPVVQSHLKQVYLSLCCALVASATGVYLHLLWNIGGLLTVFAMIGSMVWLLATPSYEEKKRVSLLMATALFKGASIGPLIDLAIQIDPSILISAFVGTGLAFACFSVAAMVARRREYLYLGGLLSSGLSMLLWLHFASSIFGGSTAIFKFELYFGLLVFVGYIVVDTQDIIEKAHFGDLDYVKHALTLFTDFVAVFVRILIIMLKHASEKEEKKKKRRD; encoded by the exons ATGGATGCTTTCTCTTCCTACTTCGAGTCTCGTAACGGCGAAGCCCGCTGGGAGTCCTTGAAAAACTTTCACCAGATCTCTCCCGTCGTCCAGTCTCACCTTAAGCAG GTTTATCTGTCATTATGCTGTGCACTGGTGGCATCAGCCACTGGAGTCTACCTCCATCTCCTCTGGAACATTGGTGGCTTACTTACGGTTTTTGCAATGATTGGATCAATGGTTTGGCTTCTCGCAACCCCTAGTTATGAAGAG AAAAAGAGGGTTTCTCTGCTCATGGCTACCGCTCTCTTTAAAGGTGCATCAATTGGTCCTTTGATTGATCTCGCCATTCAAATTGACCCAAG CATTCTGATATCTGCATTTGTGGGAACCGGGCTGGCTTTCGCTTGTTTTTCTGTAGCTGCCATGGTTGCAAGGCGGAGAGAGTATCTCTATCTTGGTGGCTTGCTTTCATCAGGCCTGTCCATGCTTCTTTGGTTGCATTTTGCTTCCTCTATCTTTGGTGGTTCAACAGCTATCTTCAAGTTTGAG TTATACTTTGGGCTGTTGGTGTTTGTTGGCTACATCGTGGTGGATACCCAGGATATAATTGAGAAAGCTCACTTTGGAGACTTGGATTATGTCAAGCATGCCCTGACTCTTTTCACTGACTTTGTTGCTGTCTTTGTTCGTATTCTCATAATCATG TTGAAGCATGCATCTGAGaaagaggagaagaagaagaagaggagagACTGA
- the LOC102630047 gene encoding uncharacterized protein LOC102630047 has protein sequence MDKLLEFGRRAMFYARVLSGYEERRIRSYRLQLEKRLQQAQERKVALRKIPEKAILSEVRRMVEEMQNLNKKLEETEAAIEEYFKPIDKEAEIIVKMQLDGEEKTMREMMAAMQRQALVEKAEAERLANAQHLNLKEHSNTKDDPQDAESTTSQNHAQMR, from the exons ATGGATAAGCTATTGGAGTTTGGTAGAAGAGCTATGTTCTATGCGAGGGTTCTTTCTGGATATGAAGAACGGAGGATTCGATCTTACAGGTTGCAGCTTGAGAAGCGTCTCCAACAG GCGCAAGAAAGGAAGGTTGCTCTAAGGAAAATCCCTGAAAAAGCTATATTATCTGAGGTTCGCCGTATGGTTGAGGAAATGCAGAATTTGAATAAGAAACTAGAAGAAACG GAAGCTGCCATTGAAGAATACTTCAAGCCAATTGACAAGGAAGCCGAGATTATAGTGAAAATGCAATTGGATGGGGAGGAGAAGACTATGAGGGAGATGATGGCAGCCATGCAGAGACAGGCCTTGGTTGAGAAAGCTGAAGCTGAAAGACTTGCAAACGCACAACACTTAAATTTGAAGGAACACTCAAACACGAAGGATGATCCCCAGGATGCAGAATCCACCACCAGCCAAAATCATGCTCAGATGAGGTGA